From one Salinibacterium hongtaonis genomic stretch:
- a CDS encoding transglutaminase domain-containing protein, with product MTDNTGAEQAAQRRAVQKLRMPTPRVWADIAVLLTLAVIGLIGFQPSFGGYSFLLPALGGLAVGAASGIVASMYRLTLVPTILVALVAYFLLGTALAVPQQAFLGVLPSLQSLTSLTVGAVFGWADIVTLSTPVGAPQYIPVVPYVATWLVALVSVSLATRWLSARPRTAWRFGVALIGPIAIYLASILIGTEDPFQAGIRGVTFGVLALIWLGWRHQSAGSVSEEASRRLRARKLTGTAVVIVGAVLLGGGAGFWMAPAQDERFVLRDEIEPPFDPLQYPSPLSGFRHYTKQVTDDVLFTVDGLRNGDVIRLATLDSFNGKLWNVTGADASTGGSGSFRLVGRSLPEQTFVTPDARRDVVFTIGDYADVWVPSVGYPESLDFIDGAASGATDNLRYNGSTGTAVLTSGLREGDSYTIDATVQSVVTAADLAEVPIASVELPPVEGSPDVVTSKAQEYAASASSPAAQLEAIRIALATQGFLSHGRASDSVASRAGHGADRIVDLLERNQMVGDQEQYASAFALMARSFGYPARVVMGFAPEIADGQAVEVTGDDVTAWVEVAFDGVGWVAFNPTPDETDIPQDQTPKPQSEPQPQVRQPPRADTDDEDLLSPVELEETDEDDEGAWFILPGWVYVLGLSILIPLALLFIPMFVVGLIKARRARLRRSAPPHHSVAGAWEELVDQFSELGYDVPAATTRTGVATHLEDQVAGERLVPLSSLATATDEAVFSGQEISAERSEAAWSEAQAAVEAGRRGLNRTRLFVARYRIRSARDWAKRISTKKTGENGTG from the coding sequence ATGACGGATAACACCGGAGCTGAGCAGGCGGCGCAGAGGCGAGCCGTTCAGAAGCTGCGCATGCCCACCCCGCGCGTCTGGGCAGATATCGCGGTGCTACTCACGCTCGCAGTGATCGGCCTCATCGGCTTTCAGCCATCGTTCGGCGGTTACAGCTTCTTGCTTCCCGCCCTCGGGGGGCTTGCCGTCGGCGCGGCCAGCGGCATCGTCGCCTCGATGTATCGACTCACCCTCGTGCCCACCATCCTCGTGGCGCTCGTGGCCTACTTTCTCCTCGGGACAGCGCTCGCGGTGCCCCAGCAAGCATTCCTCGGGGTGCTGCCGAGCCTGCAGTCCCTCACGAGCCTCACGGTGGGTGCCGTCTTCGGGTGGGCCGACATCGTCACCCTCAGCACCCCTGTGGGGGCCCCCCAGTACATTCCGGTCGTGCCATATGTGGCCACCTGGCTGGTCGCTCTCGTCTCGGTTTCGCTGGCAACTCGATGGCTTTCCGCTCGGCCGCGCACCGCCTGGCGCTTTGGAGTTGCCCTCATTGGCCCGATCGCCATTTATCTGGCGAGCATCCTCATCGGCACAGAAGATCCGTTTCAGGCCGGGATCCGCGGCGTCACCTTTGGCGTGCTTGCCCTCATCTGGTTGGGCTGGCGGCACCAGTCGGCAGGCTCCGTCTCGGAGGAGGCCTCGCGCAGGCTTCGTGCCCGCAAGCTCACGGGAACCGCCGTGGTCATCGTCGGCGCCGTGCTTCTCGGCGGCGGCGCAGGGTTCTGGATGGCTCCCGCCCAGGACGAACGATTTGTGCTGCGGGACGAGATCGAACCACCGTTCGATCCGCTGCAGTACCCCAGCCCTCTCTCGGGCTTTCGTCACTACACCAAGCAGGTCACCGACGACGTGCTGTTCACGGTAGACGGCCTGCGCAACGGCGATGTCATCCGGCTCGCAACGCTCGATTCATTCAACGGCAAGCTGTGGAATGTCACAGGGGCCGACGCCAGCACGGGCGGTTCGGGTTCGTTCAGGCTCGTGGGTCGCTCGCTGCCCGAGCAGACCTTCGTCACACCGGATGCTCGGCGCGATGTCGTCTTCACGATCGGCGATTATGCCGATGTGTGGGTGCCCAGTGTCGGTTACCCCGAATCCCTCGATTTCATCGACGGGGCAGCGAGCGGGGCCACGGACAACCTGCGCTACAACGGCTCGACAGGCACCGCCGTGCTCACGTCGGGGTTGCGCGAGGGCGACAGCTACACGATCGACGCCACAGTGCAGAGCGTCGTCACGGCCGCCGACCTCGCCGAGGTTCCCATCGCGAGCGTGGAGCTTCCCCCTGTCGAGGGGTCTCCGGATGTCGTCACGTCGAAGGCGCAGGAATATGCCGCCTCGGCATCCTCTCCTGCTGCTCAGCTTGAGGCAATTCGCATCGCGCTGGCGACCCAGGGATTCCTGAGCCACGGGCGTGCCTCCGATTCGGTTGCCTCGCGGGCCGGGCACGGTGCCGACCGCATCGTGGACCTTCTCGAGCGCAATCAGATGGTGGGTGATCAGGAGCAGTACGCGTCGGCTTTCGCCCTCATGGCACGCAGCTTTGGCTACCCGGCGCGCGTGGTCATGGGGTTCGCCCCTGAGATCGCCGATGGCCAAGCGGTTGAGGTCACGGGCGACGATGTGACGGCCTGGGTCGAGGTTGCCTTCGACGGTGTCGGCTGGGTTGCCTTCAACCCCACGCCCGACGAGACCGACATCCCCCAGGATCAGACGCCCAAGCCGCAGAGCGAACCGCAGCCCCAGGTTCGTCAGCCGCCGCGCGCTGACACCGACGACGAAGACCTTCTTTCGCCGGTGGAACTCGAAGAGACCGACGAAGACGACGAGGGAGCCTGGTTCATCCTTCCTGGATGGGTCTATGTGCTCGGCCTGAGCATCCTCATTCCGCTCGCGCTGCTCTTTATCCCCATGTTCGTCGTGGGCTTGATCAAGGCGCGCCGAGCGAGACTCCGGCGCTCAGCTCCGCCCCATCACAGCGTTGCCGGTGCGTGGGAAGAGCTTGTAGACCAGTTTTCCGAGCTCGGCTACGACGTGCCTGCCGCGACAACCCGTACCGGTGTCGCGACACACCTCGAAGACCAGGTGGCGGGGGAGCGCCTGGTGCCGCTGAGCTCGCTGGCAACAGCAACCGATGAGGCAGTGTTCTCTGGGCAAGAGATCAGCGCTGAGCGCAGCGAGGCGGCGTGGAGTGAGGCGCAGGCCGCAGTTGAGGCAGGCCGCCGCGGGCTGAACAGAACGCGACTCTTTGTTGCCCGCTACCGCATCCGCTCTGCCCGCGACTGGGCGAAGCGAATCTCGACGAAGAAGACGGGCGAGAACGGCACCGGTTGA
- a CDS encoding FHA domain-containing protein: MSSDDGFLAPPPGLVPAAKPNEPAVEPVAATDFISLPPGVSLPALDSETLRVDNSRRVRAEREEPETPTFVPMVAPGLPAAVFAPVDEETSFVEVTRAAPEWRIGLPGGGQVLLERTALIGRAPAVNSLWPDAQLVAVIDPVKSVSKTHAALEVAADGSLWVHDLNSTNGVSVSHNHGEEFAVIPDERVSIGDGTVVYLGEFELTVLGAAGKA; this comes from the coding sequence ATGTCATCAGACGACGGATTCCTCGCGCCGCCTCCTGGCCTTGTTCCCGCGGCCAAGCCGAACGAACCCGCGGTGGAGCCGGTTGCCGCCACGGACTTCATCAGTCTTCCCCCCGGCGTCTCGCTGCCGGCGCTCGACTCCGAAACCCTGCGGGTGGATAATTCCCGGCGGGTTCGCGCCGAGAGAGAAGAGCCTGAGACTCCCACGTTCGTGCCCATGGTCGCCCCGGGCCTGCCCGCAGCCGTGTTTGCGCCCGTCGACGAGGAGACGAGCTTCGTCGAGGTCACGCGGGCTGCTCCGGAGTGGCGCATCGGACTGCCCGGCGGCGGCCAGGTGCTGCTGGAGCGCACCGCTCTGATCGGCAGGGCTCCCGCCGTCAACTCGCTGTGGCCCGACGCCCAGCTCGTTGCCGTTATCGACCCCGTTAAATCGGTGTCCAAGACCCATGCCGCTCTCGAGGTTGCTGCGGATGGGTCGCTCTGGGTGCACGACCTCAATTCCACGAACGGCGTTTCGGTGAGCCACAACCATGGCGAGGAGTTCGCGGTCATCCCCGACGAGCGTGTCTCGATCGGTGATGGCACCGTGGTGTACCTCGGAGAGTTCGAGCTAACGGTGCTCGGCGCAGCGGGCAAGGCCTGA
- a CDS encoding Ig-like domain-containing protein, with the protein MAVVAGVPLTIAALHPGFPVSDVDLTSRDVWVTNGEQLLGGRLNRQIDELNGSVVASSADFDVLQDGDTLFMHDPTSGRVESVNPATTEVTSAIEVPKGSEIAFGGDLLSILSPEGELWAIPAVGDLQFNYVSQPPIATLGEGAHVAVSRDGVVLAVSGKKGKLYRLESLADLPVESGFPKVGEFQIAAVGDRAVVFDQTTNELVTEDGKVYPLGDEPGLRLQQTSPESDRAIVATGESLLSVNLGSGAVDVLSADIDSAVTDPAQVAAPVSLDGCAHGAWAGAQKYVLACDGQEPAPVDIEQPTRGSALEFRVNRTVIALNNLDNGNVWLVDENMRLVENWEDVTPPEEQETEEVGDEKSAIQSFEDTLAERTETNRPPTANDDDFGIRPARTTILSLLDNDTDPDGDVLVISAFDAISETTGRIDTIDGGRALQFTPAAGFVGSVTLNYTVDDGREGSDSARVTARVVPDESNALPIPVRIGGISVEANQTVSYNVLADWKDPDGDDIFLIGASPKSGDLVRFTPDGFVTFTHQTSELGEKEVAFQVTDGRGEAVTGTLVVTVEPAGSLNPIGTPDFAETFVDEMVVVEPLLNDISPSGAQLALIGIEEPGGSTSASFSSDTGTLSFSSSKPGINYVKYTLTAGATSSVGIVRINVLEKPDDASLPPVAVKDIAYLRGDEPTTVSVLSNDVSPSGRVLAVQSVDVPAEYKAKGLVVELLASTSVRVTSPAALTAQASFTYTISDGVSTASAGVSVVPVPALTKHQPPVAQNDAARVRVGDIVTVDVLDNDFHPDDSSMFLDEKLITEPAEGIAFVSRDTVRYQAPREPGEYRLDYRVLDPFGETAAATVVFTVVAEDEANNQSPIPVPLVARVLAGNAIRVDVPLNGIDPDGDSTQLLNFPISPQLGTVGEVGPGYFYYEASSAAAGTDVFSYEVYDAFGATGVGEIKIAVIPEPDELQEPSAVPDSVSIRPGRLAQVDLMANDSDPQGAPIKVSETLVDVPEGIDAEVIDKRFLVVKAPDDVQSFTIRYELSNDRGGSVMSYVLVQVTEDAPLLPPTAEDVQILTKDIAGEETFTVDVLDGYAFNPSGPNSDLVVSIEGPNKSSAQLLERNGQIEVTPGKKRQAVAYRVTNEADELSALAFILIPAAVDEDFDDPPYIDPNLPIQYVSMNESGEWDLSGIVKVPSGRAAWIADETSVTAIQSNGESPFVDKDTLRFTPVRDYRGPASINFTVTDGSSKNDPKGNTANLTLPIIVGDPEFRDTPPEFTTPNTQVEVGETTMVDLRASTGHPNPRILQEVTYSNITGQASGLQANLSGSELTLTVPRNTPKGTTVTLGVTLRWDDFEVPGTINVTVVGSSKPLAVAVTDVHEMKRGGGDGGGSITVNPLTNDSNPYQTTGEPLTIVEATVSNSGEPATVTHSGTSVKITPSPSLKSGVVEVIYTIEDATEDNDRRVNGTITLTVSDVPDAVGKPTVPTQGDEGAVTIGFAAPASNGKPITSYEVTSSPGSSTPTTCAPPSCTITGLTNGTAYTFSVRAINQHGPGAWSTPSNAVIPYGTPGTPTVTMSVSDQWAPGGSLSASWGSVNPNGGSVTYTWQLVNGGDVAQSGTTQGTTTGTLSNLPAGSHTVRVFATNTGQKSGGTGTSPVGSITTQGVAPAPGGLGARVSDGEAPGSITWHWNAVSASPGGQASLSYEVSLNNGGWVGVGTRTEYSQSRLSEGNYDLRVRAVNKSGAGAVAGPVRGRIEAPPPPPEPDPPKVVLRKGGAIGCQSSGGSSGCHKFDITLENFGGGGHTVEFFCNGSNMGYRTSFSGNHFAPSSPHCGFPNTYVEVDGRKSNVVDFRP; encoded by the coding sequence ATGGCAGTCGTTGCCGGCGTTCCTCTCACGATCGCCGCCCTGCATCCCGGGTTCCCGGTATCGGATGTTGACCTCACCTCGCGAGACGTCTGGGTCACCAACGGCGAACAGCTTTTGGGTGGCAGGCTCAACCGGCAGATCGATGAGCTGAACGGCTCCGTCGTGGCCTCTAGCGCCGACTTCGATGTGTTGCAGGATGGCGACACCCTGTTCATGCACGACCCGACGAGCGGCCGGGTGGAGTCGGTCAACCCGGCAACCACGGAGGTCACGTCGGCGATCGAGGTGCCCAAGGGCTCCGAAATCGCGTTCGGCGGCGACCTGCTCTCGATCCTCTCGCCCGAGGGCGAGCTGTGGGCAATCCCCGCCGTGGGCGACCTGCAGTTCAACTACGTTTCGCAGCCGCCCATCGCCACGCTCGGCGAGGGCGCGCATGTTGCCGTCAGCCGGGACGGCGTCGTGCTCGCCGTCTCTGGCAAGAAGGGCAAGCTCTACCGGCTGGAATCTCTCGCAGACCTGCCGGTCGAGAGCGGGTTCCCCAAGGTGGGCGAGTTCCAGATCGCCGCGGTGGGCGATCGGGCGGTCGTGTTCGACCAGACGACGAACGAGCTGGTCACCGAGGATGGCAAGGTTTACCCGCTGGGCGACGAGCCAGGGCTCCGCCTTCAGCAGACGAGCCCGGAATCCGATCGAGCGATAGTGGCAACGGGCGAGTCCTTGCTGTCGGTCAACCTCGGTTCTGGTGCTGTCGACGTGCTGTCGGCCGATATCGACAGCGCCGTGACCGACCCCGCGCAGGTTGCTGCTCCCGTATCCCTTGACGGATGCGCGCACGGTGCCTGGGCCGGGGCGCAGAAGTATGTTCTCGCCTGCGACGGGCAGGAACCAGCTCCGGTCGACATCGAGCAGCCCACCCGCGGCAGTGCGCTTGAGTTCCGGGTCAACCGCACGGTAATCGCGCTCAATAACCTCGACAACGGAAACGTGTGGCTCGTCGACGAGAACATGCGTCTCGTGGAGAACTGGGAAGACGTCACCCCGCCGGAGGAGCAGGAGACGGAGGAGGTCGGCGACGAGAAGTCGGCGATCCAATCGTTCGAAGACACCCTCGCGGAGCGCACCGAGACCAACCGACCGCCCACCGCCAATGACGACGACTTCGGCATCCGCCCGGCACGCACCACAATTCTCTCGCTGCTCGATAACGACACCGACCCCGACGGCGATGTTCTGGTGATCTCGGCATTCGATGCCATCTCTGAGACGACGGGGCGCATCGACACGATCGATGGCGGGCGTGCCCTTCAGTTCACCCCTGCGGCTGGCTTCGTGGGCAGCGTGACCCTCAACTACACGGTCGACGACGGCCGGGAGGGAAGCGATAGCGCCCGAGTCACGGCGCGCGTCGTGCCGGATGAGTCGAACGCCCTGCCGATCCCCGTTCGCATCGGCGGAATCAGTGTTGAGGCAAACCAGACCGTGAGCTACAACGTTCTGGCCGACTGGAAAGACCCCGACGGGGACGACATCTTCTTGATCGGGGCGTCGCCGAAGTCCGGCGACCTCGTGCGATTCACACCAGACGGTTTCGTGACCTTCACCCACCAGACCTCCGAGTTGGGGGAGAAGGAGGTGGCCTTCCAGGTCACCGACGGGCGTGGCGAAGCCGTCACTGGGACCCTCGTCGTCACGGTCGAACCGGCCGGATCGCTCAACCCCATCGGCACCCCCGACTTTGCGGAAACGTTCGTGGACGAGATGGTGGTCGTCGAGCCGCTGCTGAACGACATCTCGCCCTCCGGCGCCCAGCTCGCCCTCATCGGAATCGAGGAGCCGGGCGGATCCACCAGCGCTAGCTTCTCGTCGGATACCGGCACGCTCTCGTTCTCTTCGTCCAAGCCCGGCATCAACTACGTGAAGTACACCCTCACCGCAGGGGCCACCTCGAGCGTAGGAATAGTGCGCATCAACGTGCTGGAGAAGCCCGACGACGCATCCTTGCCCCCCGTGGCCGTCAAGGACATCGCCTATCTCCGGGGTGACGAGCCGACGACCGTCTCCGTGCTGAGCAACGACGTTTCGCCGTCTGGCCGCGTACTCGCCGTGCAGAGCGTCGATGTTCCTGCCGAATACAAGGCAAAGGGCCTGGTCGTCGAGCTTTTGGCCTCCACGAGTGTGAGAGTCACCTCACCTGCGGCCCTCACGGCGCAGGCCTCCTTCACTTACACGATCTCCGATGGCGTATCCACGGCGTCGGCGGGCGTCTCCGTCGTGCCCGTGCCTGCCCTCACCAAACACCAGCCGCCCGTGGCCCAGAACGACGCCGCGCGCGTGCGGGTGGGCGACATCGTCACGGTCGATGTGCTCGACAACGACTTTCATCCGGATGACTCCTCGATGTTCCTGGACGAGAAGCTCATCACAGAGCCCGCAGAAGGAATCGCGTTCGTGAGCCGCGACACCGTGCGCTATCAGGCGCCGCGGGAGCCGGGCGAATACCGCCTCGACTATCGAGTGCTCGATCCCTTCGGCGAGACCGCCGCAGCCACCGTCGTCTTCACCGTCGTCGCAGAGGATGAGGCCAACAACCAGAGTCCCATCCCGGTGCCGCTGGTCGCCCGAGTTCTCGCCGGCAATGCCATCCGGGTCGACGTGCCACTGAACGGCATCGACCCCGACGGCGACTCAACCCAGCTGCTCAACTTTCCCATCAGCCCTCAGCTCGGCACCGTGGGAGAGGTCGGCCCCGGCTACTTCTACTACGAAGCATCCTCGGCAGCGGCGGGCACCGACGTCTTTAGCTATGAGGTCTACGACGCCTTCGGCGCTACCGGAGTCGGCGAGATCAAGATTGCCGTGATCCCCGAGCCGGACGAACTGCAGGAGCCGAGCGCTGTTCCCGACAGCGTCTCGATTCGCCCGGGCCGCCTGGCGCAGGTCGACCTCATGGCGAACGATTCAGACCCGCAGGGCGCGCCCATCAAGGTTTCGGAGACGCTCGTCGATGTGCCAGAGGGCATCGACGCTGAGGTCATCGACAAGCGATTCCTCGTGGTGAAGGCGCCAGACGATGTGCAGTCGTTCACTATTCGCTATGAGCTCAGCAACGACCGCGGCGGCTCGGTGATGAGCTATGTGCTCGTGCAGGTCACCGAGGATGCGCCCCTTTTGCCGCCGACGGCAGAAGACGTGCAGATTCTCACCAAGGACATCGCCGGCGAAGAGACCTTCACGGTGGACGTGCTCGATGGTTATGCGTTCAACCCGTCGGGGCCGAACTCCGACCTCGTCGTGAGCATCGAAGGCCCCAACAAGTCCTCGGCGCAGCTACTCGAGCGAAACGGCCAGATCGAGGTGACGCCCGGCAAGAAGCGCCAGGCGGTGGCCTACCGCGTGACCAACGAGGCCGATGAGCTGAGCGCGCTCGCGTTCATCCTCATCCCCGCTGCGGTCGACGAAGACTTCGATGACCCGCCCTACATCGACCCCAATCTGCCCATTCAGTACGTCTCCATGAACGAATCGGGCGAGTGGGATCTCTCGGGGATCGTCAAGGTGCCCTCCGGCCGGGCGGCCTGGATCGCCGACGAGACCTCGGTCACCGCAATCCAGTCGAACGGCGAGTCGCCTTTTGTCGACAAAGACACCCTGCGGTTTACGCCCGTTCGCGACTACCGCGGACCGGCATCCATCAACTTCACGGTGACGGACGGCTCGTCTAAGAACGACCCCAAGGGCAACACCGCCAATCTGACCCTGCCGATCATCGTGGGCGACCCAGAGTTCCGCGACACCCCACCGGAGTTCACAACGCCCAACACGCAGGTTGAGGTGGGGGAGACCACGATGGTCGACCTGCGCGCCTCGACGGGGCACCCCAACCCCCGGATTCTGCAAGAGGTGACGTATTCCAACATCACCGGCCAGGCATCCGGATTGCAGGCGAACCTCTCGGGCAGCGAACTCACCCTCACGGTGCCGAGAAACACACCAAAGGGCACGACGGTCACGTTGGGCGTCACGCTTCGATGGGATGACTTCGAGGTTCCCGGCACGATCAACGTGACGGTGGTCGGTTCGAGCAAGCCGCTCGCCGTGGCCGTGACCGATGTGCACGAGATGAAGCGGGGCGGTGGTGACGGCGGAGGATCCATCACGGTCAATCCGCTCACGAACGACTCGAACCCCTACCAGACCACGGGCGAGCCGCTCACAATCGTTGAGGCCACGGTCTCCAACTCCGGCGAGCCGGCCACGGTGACTCACTCCGGGACCTCGGTCAAGATCACCCCGTCGCCCTCGCTCAAGAGCGGCGTTGTCGAGGTCATCTACACGATCGAAGACGCCACAGAAGACAACGATCGCCGCGTCAACGGAACGATTACCCTCACCGTGAGCGATGTTCCGGATGCCGTGGGCAAGCCGACGGTGCCGACGCAGGGTGACGAAGGCGCCGTGACGATTGGCTTCGCCGCTCCCGCCTCGAACGGAAAGCCGATCACAAGCTACGAGGTCACCTCGAGCCCCGGATCCTCAACGCCGACCACCTGCGCCCCGCCCTCCTGCACCATCACGGGCCTCACTAACGGCACCGCCTACACGTTCTCCGTGCGGGCCATCAACCAGCACGGCCCCGGCGCATGGTCGACACCGAGTAACGCTGTTATTCCCTACGGCACCCCCGGAACGCCCACGGTGACGATGTCGGTCTCGGACCAGTGGGCGCCCGGTGGTTCCCTCTCCGCCAGCTGGGGCAGTGTCAACCCCAACGGAGGTTCGGTGACGTACACGTGGCAGCTCGTCAACGGCGGCGATGTCGCGCAGTCGGGCACCACCCAGGGCACGACGACCGGCACACTGAGCAATTTGCCAGCGGGTAGCCACACCGTGAGGGTGTTCGCGACGAACACCGGCCAGAAGTCCGGCGGCACTGGAACCTCGCCGGTGGGAAGCATCACCACGCAGGGTGTGGCGCCAGCTCCCGGCGGCTTGGGTGCTCGGGTCTCCGACGGCGAAGCGCCAGGGAGCATCACCTGGCACTGGAACGCCGTGAGCGCGAGCCCCGGCGGTCAGGCAAGCCTGTCCTACGAGGTGAGCCTCAACAACGGTGGTTGGGTTGGGGTCGGTACCAGGACCGAGTACTCGCAGAGCCGGCTCTCGGAGGGCAACTACGACCTCCGCGTCCGTGCGGTAAACAAGTCAGGAGCGGGGGCCGTCGCGGGCCCCGTGCGGGGCCGCATCGAAGCCCCCCCGCCCCCGCCGGAACCCGACCCGCCGAAGGTCGTGCTCCGCAAGGGCGGGGCGATTGGCTGTCAGAGCAGCGGCGGCAGCTCAGGGTGCCACAAATTCGACATCACCCTGGAGAACTTCGGGGGCGGTGGCCACACAGTGGAATTCTTCTGCAACGGCTCGAACATGGGCTACCGAACGTCGTTCTCCGGCAACCATTTCGCGCCGTCGTCTCCGCACTGTGGCTTCCCGAACACCTACGTGGAAGTCGATGGCAGGAAGAGCAACGTAGTGGACTTCAGACCGTGA
- a CDS encoding DUF58 domain-containing protein, with translation MSASSTASFDARGTRATRFAGGVTRASASARRLLTAIGAIVTPVVRLIWRGIGPVLNVVTGLGWLVVALGVLSLVLSLIFGWQEFMYLATVLLAALLVSTLFLVGRSSFGVFIELNPRRVVVGDRAMGRMVVTNTGERALPPTRMELPVGRGLAEFQLPGMKAGEEHEELFAVPTHKRAVIVAGPAESVRGDQLGLLRRAQKWADPVDLFVHPRTVRLAPSAAGLVRDLEGQVSKKITNNDIAFHALRPYVPGDDRRYVHWRTSARIGQLMVRQFEETRRSQVTMIHASRSELYATEDEFELAISVTASIAAQIIRDGTQMNVVSESGMWRTQTVTSMMDASCRIEPSGREFSTLREFARERTRRLPAPSVVMIVGGSGMTIADFRSIQSLFGQDTSQVGFRVVHGSEPKISVVAGLTMITIGDLADLPPLIRGLGR, from the coding sequence ATGTCAGCTTCAAGCACAGCGAGCTTCGATGCGCGCGGCACTCGTGCCACCCGTTTCGCCGGTGGGGTGACGCGCGCGTCGGCTTCGGCACGCCGTCTTCTCACGGCGATCGGCGCCATCGTCACGCCCGTTGTGCGCCTGATCTGGCGCGGCATCGGGCCGGTGCTCAACGTTGTCACGGGGCTGGGCTGGCTCGTGGTTGCCCTTGGCGTGCTCTCGCTCGTTCTCAGCCTGATCTTTGGCTGGCAGGAGTTTATGTACCTGGCAACGGTGCTCCTCGCTGCGCTGCTCGTGAGCACGCTCTTTCTCGTGGGCCGCTCCTCGTTTGGGGTGTTCATTGAGCTGAACCCTCGCCGCGTTGTCGTGGGTGACCGGGCGATGGGCCGCATGGTGGTGACCAACACGGGGGAGCGCGCGCTGCCGCCGACCCGCATGGAGCTGCCCGTCGGCCGCGGGCTTGCCGAGTTTCAGCTTCCCGGCATGAAGGCGGGGGAGGAGCACGAAGAGTTGTTCGCCGTCCCCACCCACAAACGTGCCGTCATCGTCGCTGGCCCCGCCGAATCGGTGCGAGGAGACCAGCTCGGCCTGCTGCGCCGCGCACAGAAGTGGGCCGACCCCGTTGACCTGTTCGTGCATCCGCGCACCGTGCGCCTCGCGCCGTCAGCCGCGGGGCTCGTGCGTGACCTTGAGGGCCAGGTCTCCAAGAAGATCACCAACAACGACATCGCTTTTCACGCCCTTCGGCCTTATGTTCCTGGCGACGACCGCCGCTACGTTCACTGGAGAACTTCCGCGCGCATCGGCCAGCTCATGGTGCGGCAGTTCGAGGAGACACGGCGCTCGCAAGTCACCATGATTCATGCCTCGCGCAGCGAGCTCTACGCAACAGAAGACGAGTTCGAGCTTGCGATATCGGTGACGGCGTCGATCGCCGCTCAGATCATCCGCGACGGCACGCAGATGAACGTCGTGAGCGAATCCGGCATGTGGCGCACCCAGACGGTGACCTCCATGATGGATGCGTCGTGCCGCATCGAGCCCAGCGGCCGCGAGTTCTCGACCCTGCGCGAGTTTGCGCGGGAGCGCACTCGACGGCTGCCGGCCCCCAGCGTGGTGATGATTGTTGGCGGTTCGGGTATGACCATCGCCGATTTCAGGAGCATTCAGTCGCTGTTCGGGCAGGACACGAGTCAGGTGGGGTTCCGCGTGGTCCACGGTTCTGAACCCAAAATCTCCGTTGTCGCAGGGCTCACCATGATCACGATCGGCGACCTGGCCGATCTGCCTCCGCTCATCAGGGGGCTCGGACGATGA
- a CDS encoding AAA family ATPase, with amino-acid sequence MPVTQEQATWFADAFQKLIANVDKAIVGKDHVIRLVLTALVSDGHVLLEDYPGTGKTVLAKALANTLDGSTSRIQFTPDLLPSDVTGVQIFDQSKGRFEFHKGPIFASIVLADEINRASPKTQSALLEVMEEGVVTIDGEGHPVGAPFLVIATQNPVEQAGTYKLPEAQLDRFLIKTTLGYPDTKTTVALLMDSSTRARASLVSPIIKPESIVAMAALASEVFVDESVMQYLSDIVEGTRKDRDVVLGVSMRGAMALARAIKTWAITQGRTYATPDDVRDLAVPVLAHRIILDPESEFAGVKAEDIVSRILVGIEPPAYRAA; translated from the coding sequence ATGCCAGTAACCCAGGAGCAGGCGACGTGGTTCGCTGACGCCTTCCAGAAGCTCATCGCTAACGTGGATAAGGCGATTGTGGGCAAGGACCACGTCATCCGGCTTGTGCTCACCGCTCTCGTCAGCGACGGACACGTGCTCCTCGAGGACTACCCCGGAACGGGCAAGACAGTGCTGGCCAAGGCCCTCGCCAACACGCTCGACGGGTCTACCTCGCGCATCCAGTTCACGCCAGACCTGCTGCCCTCCGACGTCACGGGGGTCCAGATCTTCGACCAGTCCAAGGGCCGCTTCGAGTTTCACAAGGGGCCGATCTTCGCCTCAATCGTGCTCGCGGACGAGATCAACCGCGCCAGCCCCAAGACCCAGAGCGCCCTGCTCGAGGTCATGGAGGAGGGCGTCGTGACGATCGACGGCGAGGGGCATCCCGTCGGCGCCCCCTTCCTCGTCATCGCAACGCAGAACCCGGTGGAGCAGGCCGGAACCTACAAGCTGCCAGAGGCGCAGCTCGACCGGTTCCTCATCAAGACGACCCTGGGCTACCCCGATACCAAGACGACCGTCGCGCTGCTCATGGATTCCTCCACCCGCGCTCGGGCCTCGCTCGTCTCGCCCATCATCAAGCCCGAATCGATCGTGGCGATGGCGGCGCTCGCATCCGAGGTCTTTGTCGACGAGTCGGTCATGCAGTATCTCAGCGACATCGTCGAGGGCACTCGCAAGGATCGGGATGTTGTGCTCGGCGTGAGCATGCGAGGCGCGATGGCCCTGGCTAGGGCCATTAAGACCTGGGCTATCACGCAGGGCCGCACGTATGCGACCCCCGACGATGTGCGCGATCTTGCCGTTCCCGTGCTGGCCCACCGCATCATCCTCGACCCCGAGTCGGAGTTCGCCGGCGTTAAGGCAGAGGACATTGTGAGCCGCATCCTGGTGGGCATCGAGCCGCCTGCCTACCGGGCGGCGTAG